The Syntrophorhabdus sp. nucleotide sequence CCATTCCCCGACCGAGCATGACCCGGCTGCCCTTAACGGCAACGATAAAGGGCCCCCGCGCCGAATTGAGTATCACATCCACCGGTACTCCCGGAACCAAACCCATCGCCGCCAGCCTGCCCTTGAGATCCTGACCCGAATCCACAGCCACGATATACACCTTTCTTCCGGCTTCAACGGCGCTGAGCGGCATCGAACGCCGCTCCTGCCGCATTGTCTCCTCCCGGTCAGATGATCTCAACATCTATCCCCTCGGCCTCGGCTTTTCTGAGCGACAGGTGGTAACCCTTCACCTTCACATCTATCGGGTCTCCCAGCGGCGCTATGCGCTCCACCTCAACAACGGAACCAGGGGTGACGCCCATTTCAACGATCCGCCTTCCCGCCTCGCTCCGTCCCCGGATTTTTACAACCTTGCATCTCTGGCCTGGTTTTAAGTCTT carries:
- a CDS encoding ferrous iron transport protein A, which gives rise to MRQERRSMPLSAVEAGRKVYIVAVDSGQDLKGRLAAMGLVPGVPVDVILNSARGPFIVAVKGSRVMLGRGMAAKIIVV